A section of the Callithrix jacchus isolate 240 chromosome 14, calJac240_pri, whole genome shotgun sequence genome encodes:
- the VAMP5 gene encoding vesicle-associated membrane protein 5 isoform X1 gives MAGKELERCQRQANEVTEIMLNNFDKVLERDGKLAELEQRSDQLLDMSSAFSKTTKTLAQKKRWENIRFRIFLGLVGGGLLIILIVLLAVFLPQQ, from the exons ATG GCAGGGAAAGAGTTGGAGCGATGCCAGCGGCAGGCGAACGAGGTGACGGAAATCATGCTTAACAACTTCGACAAGGTCCTGGAGCGTGATGGGAAGCTGGCCGAACTGGAGCAGCGCTCAGACCAACTCCTGGATATG AGTTCAGCCTTCAGCAAGACTACAAAGACCCTGGCCCAGAAGAAGCGCTGGGAGAACATCCGTTTCCGGATCTTCTTGGGGCTAGTGGGCGGTGGCCTGCTCATCATCCTGATTGTGCTGTTGGCGGTCTTTCTCCCTCAGCAGTGA
- the VAMP5 gene encoding vesicle-associated membrane protein 5 isoform X2 — MLNNFDKVLERDGKLAELEQRSDQLLDMSSAFSKTTKTLAQKKRWENIRFRIFLGLVGGGLLIILIVLLAVFLPQQ; from the exons ATGCTTAACAACTTCGACAAGGTCCTGGAGCGTGATGGGAAGCTGGCCGAACTGGAGCAGCGCTCAGACCAACTCCTGGATATG AGTTCAGCCTTCAGCAAGACTACAAAGACCCTGGCCCAGAAGAAGCGCTGGGAGAACATCCGTTTCCGGATCTTCTTGGGGCTAGTGGGCGGTGGCCTGCTCATCATCCTGATTGTGCTGTTGGCGGTCTTTCTCCCTCAGCAGTGA
- the VAMP8 gene encoding vesicle-associated membrane protein 8, which produces MEEGSEGGGNDRVRNLQSEVEGVKNIMTQNVERILARGENLEHLRNKTEDLEATSEHFKTTSQKVARKFWWKNVKMIVLICVIVFIIILFIVLFATGAFS; this is translated from the exons ATG GAGGAAGGCAGTGAAGGTGGAGGAAATGATCGCGTAAGGAACCTGCAGAGTGAGGTGGAGGGAGTTAAGAATATCATGACCCAGAATGTGGAGCGGATCCTGGCCCGAGGGGAAAACTTGGAGCATCTCCGCAACAAGACAGAGGATCTGGAAGCCACA TCTGAGCACTTCAAGACGACATCGCAGAAGGTGGCTCGGAAGTTCTGGTGGAAGAACGTGAAGATGATTGTCCTTATCTGCGTGATTGTTTTCATTATCATCCTCTTCATTGTGCTCTTTGCCACTGGTGCTTTCTCCTAA